One genomic window of Evansella cellulosilytica DSM 2522 includes the following:
- the trpB gene encoding tryptophan synthase subunit beta: MASKVKNNYAAPDKLGRFGDFGGRYVPETLMYALEQLESAFDEAVQDEHFFAELHNEWEKYSGRPTPLTVAERLSKTLGGASIYLKREDLNHTGAHKINNAIAQAILAKRMGKQQIIAETGAGQHGVAAATVAARFGLTCKVFMGEEDMKRQELNVFRMKLLGAEVIKVTSGGKTLKDATNEAIRHWVSHVNDTFYLIGSAVGPHPYPKMVREFQSVIGRESRRQFLTETGALPDEVIACVGGGSNAIGMFYPFINDEQVVLTGVEAAGKGVDTEEHAATLTKGVKGVLHGSLSYLLQDDFGNITEPYSISAGLDYPGIGPEHAYLRDIGRVSYESITDKEAIEALQTLCQLEGILPAIESAHALAQAFKRAKELSEGKTILVCLSGRGDKDVHTIQGVLEGDNNE, encoded by the coding sequence ATGGCTTCTAAAGTAAAAAACAACTATGCGGCACCAGATAAATTAGGGAGATTTGGAGACTTTGGTGGAAGGTATGTACCGGAAACCTTAATGTATGCACTTGAACAGTTAGAATCAGCCTTTGATGAGGCGGTACAGGATGAACATTTCTTTGCTGAGTTACACAATGAATGGGAGAAATATTCTGGGAGACCAACGCCTTTAACGGTAGCAGAAAGGCTATCAAAAACATTAGGGGGAGCTTCAATATATTTAAAGAGAGAAGACTTAAACCATACAGGTGCTCATAAAATCAACAACGCTATTGCTCAAGCAATCCTTGCAAAACGAATGGGCAAACAGCAAATTATTGCTGAAACTGGAGCTGGCCAACATGGAGTTGCTGCTGCGACTGTAGCTGCAAGGTTTGGACTTACATGTAAAGTGTTTATGGGTGAAGAGGATATGAAACGTCAGGAATTAAATGTCTTTCGCATGAAGCTGCTTGGTGCAGAAGTAATTAAAGTAACGAGTGGTGGAAAAACATTAAAGGATGCTACAAATGAAGCGATCAGACATTGGGTATCACACGTAAATGATACATTTTATTTAATTGGGTCTGCAGTTGGACCTCATCCATATCCTAAAATGGTAAGGGAGTTCCAATCTGTTATCGGGCGTGAAAGTAGAAGACAGTTTCTTACTGAAACAGGAGCACTACCAGATGAGGTTATTGCTTGTGTCGGTGGTGGAAGTAATGCAATTGGGATGTTTTACCCGTTTATCAATGATGAGCAAGTTGTTTTAACAGGAGTAGAAGCTGCAGGAAAAGGAGTAGATACAGAAGAACACGCCGCTACTTTAACAAAAGGCGTGAAAGGTGTATTGCACGGCTCACTATCTTATTTATTACAAGACGACTTTGGAAACATTACAGAACCATATTCTATTTCAGCAGGTCTAGACTATCCTGGCATTGGACCAGAGCACGCTTATTTAAGAGATATCGGCAGAGTTTCATATGAATCTATTACTGATAAGGAAGCAATAGAAGCCCTTCAAACACTATGTCAACTAGAGGGTATTCTTCCTGCTATTGAATCTGCACATGCGTTAGCCCAAGCCTTTAAAAGGGCAAAAGAGCTATCTGAAGGTAAAACAATATTAGTTTGTCTATCTGGCAGGGGTGATAAGGACGTTCACACAATTCAAGGTGTATTGGAGGGGGATAATAATGAATAG
- the trpA gene encoding tryptophan synthase subunit alpha, whose protein sequence is MNRLLKEDFQSKRNKFVPYIMAGDPSMEATIDIALALQDAGVDAIEWGIPFSDPLADGPVIQAAGERARSNGMNIIKAIEGVKEARRKGLTIPVILFTYVNPVLAYGEDNLIEEMKSADIDGLLIPDLPIEESEKIRISCKDNGISFISLVTLSSKSRLEKICTQGDGFIYFVSSLGVTGTRNQFSEDLSSSIAAVKEFTSVPVLIGFGISKKEHVQSFNQISDGVIVGSALVSFIGTRNQELLCENDRKKAVDDIKEFVVELIS, encoded by the coding sequence ATGAATAGACTACTAAAGGAAGATTTCCAATCAAAAAGAAATAAATTTGTACCGTATATCATGGCAGGAGATCCGTCAATGGAAGCAACAATTGATATTGCCCTTGCCCTTCAAGATGCTGGTGTAGATGCAATTGAGTGGGGTATCCCCTTTAGTGATCCGTTAGCAGATGGACCAGTTATTCAAGCAGCAGGAGAACGTGCAAGATCTAATGGAATGAATATAATAAAAGCAATAGAAGGTGTAAAGGAAGCACGAAGGAAGGGCCTAACCATTCCAGTTATATTGTTCACCTATGTTAATCCAGTGTTGGCCTACGGGGAAGATAACTTAATAGAAGAGATGAAAAGCGCAGATATCGATGGCTTACTCATCCCTGATCTTCCGATTGAAGAAAGTGAAAAAATTAGAATAAGCTGTAAGGATAATGGCATATCCTTCATTTCGTTAGTTACACTCAGTTCAAAAAGTAGGTTGGAAAAGATTTGCACTCAAGGCGATGGCTTTATATATTTTGTATCTTCATTAGGTGTTACTGGAACACGCAATCAATTTTCTGAAGATTTATCAAGTTCAATAGCAGCTGTAAAGGAATTTACATCTGTGCCCGTATTAATAGGATTTGGTATATCAAAAAAAGAGCACGTACAATCATTTAATCAAATAAGTGATGGTGTTATCGTCGGAAGTGCGCTTGTCAGTTTTATCGGAACACGTAATCAAGAACTTTTATGCGAAAATGATAGAAAAAAAGCAGTTGATGACATAAAAGAATTTGTAGTAGAACTCATTTCATAA
- the hisC gene encoding histidinol-phosphate transaminase, producing the protein MNVKQTMVGLVPYQPGKPIEDVKRELGLDEVVKLASNENPYGFSPEVKKVLQDSLENLAIYPDGYARELREGVAKHLGVKEKQLIFGNGSDEVILLLCRSLLTEKDNIVTATPTFSQYSHNAVIEGAKIHEVPLVDGVHDLEAMLEAIDEHTKIVFVCNPNNPSGTYVGEEEFLSFLKKVPDNVLVVSDEAYFEYVAAEDYPVTIPLLKDYSNLMILRTFSKAYGLASLRVGYGVGNEQFIQALDPGRGPFNTNTIGQIAAFEALSDQQFITECYEKNRVEMERFEAFCEKKGYKYYPSQANFILIDLQRPGGEVFQKLLEKGFITRNGEALGFPTCIRITLGTKEQNERIIDVLSNLS; encoded by the coding sequence GTGAACGTAAAGCAAACGATGGTAGGGTTAGTACCTTATCAGCCTGGTAAACCAATTGAAGATGTAAAACGTGAATTAGGATTAGACGAAGTGGTGAAATTAGCTTCAAATGAAAACCCATATGGATTTTCACCGGAAGTCAAAAAAGTATTACAAGACTCTTTAGAAAACCTAGCGATATATCCGGATGGTTATGCAAGAGAGCTACGTGAAGGCGTAGCGAAGCATCTCGGTGTCAAGGAAAAGCAATTGATTTTTGGGAATGGATCAGATGAAGTGATTTTGTTATTATGTCGATCTTTATTAACTGAGAAAGATAATATTGTAACTGCAACACCAACGTTTTCTCAATATAGTCACAATGCTGTAATTGAAGGAGCAAAAATTCACGAGGTTCCATTAGTTGATGGCGTTCACGATTTAGAAGCAATGCTTGAAGCTATTGATGAGCACACTAAAATTGTATTTGTATGTAATCCGAATAATCCATCAGGAACGTATGTAGGGGAAGAGGAGTTTCTTTCTTTTTTAAAGAAAGTTCCAGATAATGTTTTAGTCGTTAGCGATGAGGCTTACTTTGAATATGTAGCCGCAGAAGATTACCCTGTAACGATACCTTTATTAAAAGATTATTCTAACTTGATGATATTGCGGACATTTTCTAAAGCTTACGGATTAGCATCTTTAAGAGTTGGTTATGGCGTAGGAAATGAACAATTTATTCAAGCGTTAGACCCTGGTCGAGGCCCTTTTAATACGAATACAATTGGTCAAATTGCTGCGTTCGAAGCGTTATCTGATCAACAATTTATAACAGAATGCTATGAGAAAAATAGAGTAGAAATGGAACGCTTTGAAGCTTTTTGTGAGAAAAAGGGCTACAAATATTACCCTTCCCAAGCTAATTTTATTTTAATTGACTTACAAAGACCTGGCGGAGAAGTATTTCAAAAATTGTTAGAAAAAGGGTTTATTACAAGGAATGGTGAAGCTCTAGGTTTTCCGACTTGCATTAGAATTACACTTGGTACAAAAGAACAGAATGAACGAATTATTGATGTATTATCTAATTTATCATAG
- a CDS encoding prephenate dehydrogenase, with protein sequence MRKRVLLIGLGLIGGSLALSIKKEHPECEIIGFDVDKEAVKLALSLQIIDRISIRYESDASNVDLIILATPVVSSIEVLSKLESISLKQNCLITDVGSTKRTIVEKGKQLTKDDVFFIGGHPMAGSHKTGVAASNVRLFENAFYIITPSEGTPSSKVIQLQNWLRGTKARFIELNPDDHDKFTGMVSHLPHVVAAALVRQTGEMGKAYPVVSQLAAGGFRDITRIASASPTMWRDILLQNKDILLSMLKEWDSAMKQVVEMLEEEDGEEIFRFFSEAKQLRDQLPVGQKGALMPFNDLYVDVPDHPGVISDVTSILAEERISITNIQIIEAREDIMGVLRLTFRSKEDLNTAKKVLSNHMYETYDMP encoded by the coding sequence GTGAGGAAGAGAGTGTTACTGATAGGTTTAGGGCTAATAGGGGGATCATTAGCCTTATCAATTAAAAAAGAACATCCTGAATGTGAAATTATTGGATTTGATGTAGATAAGGAAGCTGTCAAGCTAGCTTTATCATTACAAATTATTGATAGAATATCAATACGGTATGAGAGTGACGCCTCAAATGTCGACCTCATTATTTTAGCAACACCTGTTGTAAGTTCTATTGAAGTGTTGAGTAAACTCGAATCGATTTCTTTAAAGCAAAACTGCTTAATAACTGATGTTGGTAGCACGAAAAGGACGATTGTTGAAAAAGGCAAACAGTTAACAAAAGACGATGTATTTTTTATTGGTGGCCATCCAATGGCAGGTTCACATAAAACAGGCGTAGCTGCATCGAATGTACGATTATTTGAAAATGCTTTTTACATAATAACACCTTCTGAAGGTACACCATCATCTAAGGTGATACAATTACAAAATTGGCTCAGGGGAACGAAGGCCCGATTTATCGAACTCAATCCAGATGATCACGATAAATTTACTGGGATGGTTAGTCATTTACCTCACGTTGTTGCTGCTGCACTCGTACGTCAAACTGGTGAAATGGGAAAGGCATATCCGGTTGTTTCACAATTAGCAGCAGGTGGTTTTAGAGATATAACGCGTATTGCCTCTGCTTCGCCCACTATGTGGAGAGATATTTTACTTCAAAACAAAGATATTCTTTTATCGATGTTAAAAGAATGGGATAGTGCTATGAAACAAGTAGTAGAAATGCTTGAAGAAGAAGACGGAGAGGAAATATTCCGCTTCTTCTCTGAGGCGAAACAATTACGCGATCAGCTGCCTGTCGGACAGAAGGGTGCATTAATGCCATTTAATGATTTATACGTAGATGTGCCGGATCACCCAGGTGTAATAAGTGATGTCACAAGTATTTTAGCTGAAGAAAGAATTAGTATCACTAATATACAAATTATTGAAGCGCGTGAAGATATTATGGGTGTACTTCGTCTTACTTTTAGATCAAAGGAAGATTTAAATACAGCAAAAAAGGTGTTATCTAATCACATGTATGAAACTTATGACATGCCATAG
- the aroA gene encoding 3-phosphoshikimate 1-carboxyvinyltransferase, which yields MDRVTVNKVTNGLNGTISVPGDKSISHRAVMFASIANGQSEITGFLKGEDCLSTISCMKQLGVTIREEDDKIIVVGKGVKQLKEPNTILDVGNSGTTIRLLSGILASLPFSSVLIGDDSIAKRPMARVTGPLKMMNATVDGRENGRFTPLFIRGGQLQGVHYVSPIASAQVKSSILLAALNAKGTTTVTEPHRSRDHTERMLKTFGVSVEVDGESVSLKGGQALTAANIAVPGDISSAAFLLVAAAIVNKSEVTITNVGINPTRTGILDVLENMGADIRITDERFYGEEPVANITIKYTQLNATTIAGEIIPRLIDEIPAIAVLATQANGVTVIKDAEELKVKETNRIDTMVHQLKSLGANIEATSDGMKIIGPTPLRGGNVESYGDHRIGMAMALCGLISDGDVKIENTEAIAVSYPNFFEHLNELK from the coding sequence GTGGATAGAGTGACGGTTAATAAAGTGACAAATGGATTAAACGGGACTATTTCAGTACCTGGTGATAAATCAATTTCACATCGTGCAGTCATGTTTGCGTCAATTGCAAATGGACAAAGTGAAATTACAGGTTTTTTAAAAGGGGAAGATTGTTTGAGCACGATAAGTTGTATGAAGCAACTTGGCGTAACTATTCGTGAAGAAGATGATAAGATTATTGTTGTAGGGAAAGGTGTGAAGCAACTCAAGGAGCCTAACACTATACTAGACGTAGGTAATTCCGGTACAACCATTCGGCTACTTTCAGGGATCTTAGCATCGCTGCCGTTCTCTTCTGTGCTAATTGGTGACGATTCGATTGCCAAAAGACCAATGGCAAGGGTAACTGGTCCTCTAAAAATGATGAATGCAACAGTTGACGGTAGAGAGAATGGTAGGTTTACTCCGCTTTTTATTCGTGGTGGACAACTCCAAGGTGTACACTATGTATCACCAATTGCAAGTGCACAAGTAAAGTCTTCAATTTTGTTAGCTGCTTTAAATGCTAAAGGAACAACAACGGTTACTGAACCACATCGCTCGAGAGATCATACTGAGAGAATGTTGAAAACGTTTGGAGTGAGTGTGGAGGTTGATGGTGAGAGTGTGAGCTTGAAAGGTGGACAAGCGCTTACTGCAGCCAATATAGCGGTCCCTGGTGACATATCATCTGCAGCCTTTTTATTAGTTGCTGCAGCCATTGTGAATAAGAGTGAAGTGACGATAACGAATGTTGGTATAAACCCTACTCGAACAGGTATATTAGATGTACTCGAGAATATGGGAGCGGACATTCGGATTACAGATGAACGTTTTTATGGTGAAGAGCCAGTTGCTAATATCACTATTAAGTATACTCAATTAAATGCAACAACGATTGCCGGTGAAATAATTCCTAGATTAATTGATGAAATACCAGCGATTGCTGTTTTAGCTACACAAGCAAATGGTGTGACTGTAATTAAAGATGCTGAAGAATTAAAGGTAAAAGAGACGAATCGTATCGATACAATGGTTCATCAGTTAAAGTCTTTAGGGGCAAACATTGAAGCGACTTCAGATGGAATGAAGATAATTGGACCAACCCCATTACGTGGTGGAAACGTTGAAAGCTACGGTGACCACAGAATCGGGATGGCGATGGCGTTGTGCGGATTAATTTCTGATGGTGATGTAAAAATAGAAAATACTGAAGCTATTGCAGTGTCATATCCTAATTTTTTTGAACATTTAAATGAGTTAAAGTAA
- a CDS encoding tetratricopeptide repeat protein — MNDQLHNAIQLIEEGMYEEGLQKLSEISKEANDDILREICEIYFELGLVDKALVLLEDLMFRYPDHGELFVFAAECYSELGKEDEAVDMLTEIHKDDPVFVQAQLLLADIYQGQGLEEVAEQKLLQAEKVAPEEAILLYGIGEFYLDRGEYQRSIPYFKKVIHDHKLDDSNGLNPALRLAEAFSTSGQFEDALTYYEKGLKDKEDLDGIFGWGYTALQLGEYDVAIKQFERLKNLDENYTTVYTYLGKSLKAKNKLKEALEILHEGIMKDEYNEELYLEMAKVQFMIGNREEGKSFLEKVIAINPSNVSAVKELLLYFHQIEDYEGLLQLLSFLEEYGEYDPVFERYKGKALYEEDDIAKAVIAYENALHDIQEDYELMEEAAYVFLEAGHREKAIALLEKVFATFKDRFDIEERLQQLKID; from the coding sequence GTGAACGATCAATTACATAATGCAATACAACTCATAGAAGAAGGTATGTATGAGGAAGGATTACAAAAGTTATCAGAGATTTCTAAGGAAGCAAATGATGATATCTTAAGAGAAATTTGTGAAATCTATTTCGAATTAGGATTAGTCGATAAGGCGTTAGTACTGTTAGAAGATTTAATGTTCCGGTATCCAGACCATGGTGAATTGTTTGTATTTGCAGCAGAGTGTTATTCTGAGTTGGGGAAAGAAGATGAAGCAGTAGACATGTTGACAGAAATACATAAAGATGATCCTGTATTTGTACAAGCACAATTATTGCTTGCAGATATCTATCAAGGACAAGGTTTAGAGGAGGTAGCCGAACAAAAGCTTTTACAGGCTGAGAAGGTAGCACCAGAAGAAGCGATATTACTATACGGTATTGGTGAATTTTATTTAGACAGGGGCGAGTATCAACGTTCAATTCCTTACTTTAAAAAAGTGATTCATGATCATAAGTTAGACGATAGTAATGGTTTAAATCCAGCACTGCGCTTAGCGGAGGCTTTTAGTACTTCTGGTCAATTTGAAGATGCACTTACTTATTATGAGAAGGGTTTAAAAGATAAAGAGGATCTAGATGGTATTTTCGGATGGGGATATACAGCACTGCAGCTTGGAGAATATGATGTTGCTATAAAGCAATTCGAAAGATTAAAGAACTTAGACGAAAATTATACGACAGTTTATACGTATTTAGGTAAATCCTTAAAGGCAAAAAATAAACTAAAGGAAGCATTAGAAATTCTCCACGAAGGAATTATGAAGGACGAATATAATGAAGAGTTATACTTAGAAATGGCTAAAGTACAATTTATGATTGGTAATAGAGAAGAGGGGAAAAGCTTCTTAGAGAAAGTTATAGCTATTAACCCGTCCAATGTTTCTGCTGTAAAAGAGCTTCTCTTATATTTTCATCAAATTGAAGACTATGAAGGACTCTTACAACTATTGTCATTTCTAGAGGAATACGGAGAATATGATCCTGTTTTCGAAAGGTATAAGGGAAAAGCCTTATATGAAGAAGATGATATTGCTAAAGCCGTAATAGCATACGAAAATGCCTTACATGATATACAAGAGGATTATGAGCTTATGGAGGAAGCTGCATATGTTTTCCTTGAAGCAGGCCATCGAGAGAAAGCGATAGCGCTTTTAGAAAAGGTGTTTGCAACTTTCAAAGACAGATTTGACATTGAAGAACGCCTGCAACAGTTAAAAATAGATTAA